In the genome of Acidobacteriota bacterium, the window CGATCCGTGGATGTCGAACGTCGCGCGCGGAGCGGGGGGCGCGGCGGGGGGCGGCTCGGGCGGAGCGGCGGCCGGCGCAGCCACGGCCGCGGACGGCCCCAGGGCGGCGCCCACGCCTGCCGCGGCGGCGGCGCCGAGGAATCGCCGGCGCGGCCACGGCGCCGTGTGACTGGGCTCGCGGTCATTCTCGGGCATGGGCACCTCGCCGTTCGTCCCGCGGCGCGCGCGGCATGACGGCGCCGCGCAGCATGACGTTGCATGGTAGCTCAACTCACCCTGAGCACGGAGGGCCGGCGGCGTTATACTCGCGGCCGTGACACACACCTCACCGGCGGGGCCCCGGGCCGCGCGTCCCGGAGTCGTTCTCGCACTCGCGCTCGCGCTGGCGGCGCCCGCCCCGGCGTCCGCCGCGGCGTCGCACGAGCCGCTCCCCGCCGATCTCATCCTCCTGAACGCTGACGTCGTCGGCGTCGGCCCCGCCCGCTCGACTCGATCCGCCGTGGCGATCCGCGGCGGCGCGATCGCCTTCGTCGGCGGCGAGACCCAGGCTATGGCGCTCCGCGGCGAGCGGACGCGCGTTGCCGACCTCCGCGGCTTCACGCTCCTCCCGGGCCTCACCGACGCGCACGGTCACGTGTCGGCCTTGGGCTTCGAGCTGACGCAGGTGAGCCTCTTCGACGCGAAGAGCGAGGAGGACGCCGCGGCGAGAGTGCGCGAGGCGGCCTCGAAGGCACCTCCCGGCGAGTGGATCCGGGGCCGAGGGTGGGATCAGACGCGGTGGCCGACGAACGAGTTCCCTGGAAGGGCCAGCGTCGACGCGGCCGCGCCGCTCCATCCGGTCGCCCTCTTCCGGGTGGACGGTCACGCCCTCTGGCTCAACTCGCGCGCGCTGGACGTCGCGGGGATTGGCCGCGAGACGCCGGATCCCGCCGGCGGCCGCATCGTGCGGGACGCGGCGGGGTCGCCCACGGGCGTTCTCGTCGACAACGCGATGCGCCTCGTCGAGTCGCACATTCCCCCGGCCGACCGGGCCCACGCGAAGCAGGCGATCGTCCTCGCGCTCAACCGCTGCCTCGACGTCGGGCTGACCGAGGTTCACGACGCGGGCATCTCGACCGAGGAAGAGTCCATCTACAAGGAGCTGGCCGCGGCGGGGGATCTCCCGATTCGGGTCTACGCGATGCTCGGGGGCACGCAGCGCCCGGTCAACGACGCCTTCGCCGAGCCCCCGATCCTCGGCATGGGGGGCGATTTCTTCACGCTGCGGGCGATCAAGCTCGGGATCGACGGCGCGCTGGGCTCCCGGGGGGCCGCTCTCTTCGAGGACTACGCGGACGCGCCGGGGCAGCGCGGGCTCATCACGCGCGAGCCGGCCGAGATCGAATCGATCGCGCGCCAGGCCATCGCGAAGGGATTCCAGGTCTGCGTCCACGCCATCGGCGACCGGGGAAACGCCGGGGCGCTGGACGCGCTCACGGCGGCTCTCGCGGGGGCGCCGAAGGGTGACTACCGTTTCCGGATCGAGCACGCCCAGGTGCTGAGGCTCAAGGACATCCCCCGGTTCAAGGCGTCGGGGATCATCCCCTCGATGCAGCCGACGCACTGCACCTCCGACATGCGCTGGGCCGAGGCGAGGCTGGGGCCGAAGAGGATCGCGGGGGCGTACGCGTGGCGCAAGCTCCTCGCGACCGGCGTCCCACTCCCGGGGGGCTCGGATTTTCCCGTCGAGTCCCAGAACCCGTTCCTCGGAATCTACGCCGCGGTGACGCGTCAGGACCGATCTGGGTTCCCCGCGGGCGGGTGGAGGCCCGAGGAGAGGATGACTATCGGCGAGGCCCTCAGGGCCTTCACTTTGGACGCGGCGTACGCCGCCTTCGAGGAAGATCGGGCCGGAGCGATCGAGGCCGGGAGGCGGGCCGACATCGTCGTCCTGCGCTCGAACCCTCTCACGATGCCGGTGAGCGAGATCCTCGAGGCGGCGCCGGCCGCCGTCCTCCTCGCGGGGAGAGTCGTGAGGACGAGCCCCGACGTGGCCGGGCGGCTCCCCGTGGACGCGTCGCCTCGCTCCCCGCGGTGACGGACATGCTCGACCTCTTCGATCCCGCACCCGACGACCCCGGCGACGAGGGGAAGCCCTCGCTGCGCCTCGTGCCCCGGGGGCCGCGCGTGTCGTTCCGGTGGGTCGAGGATCCTCGGACCCCCTGGCCGATCCGCGCCCTCTCGGTGGCCCTCGCCCTGCTCCTGACGACCGTCGGCGTCTCAACCATCCTGTACACCGCCGGCCTGCTCAAGAAGTACTACGACCAGGTGGACGCGATGGACCGCGCGCACGCGGCGGCGCGGGCGAAGGCGGCCGCGGAGCGTCAGCAGGTGGAGAGGCTGAAGGCCTCGGGAGGGATCGTCATCGGGCTCCCGAAGGACGCGGCCCCTTCAAAATCTCCCCGATGAAGGGATTCCCCCGCTTCTCGTCGTGGATGCTCGTGGCCGGCCCGTGGCCGGGGTGGACCAGCGCGTCGTCGGGGAGCGCGAAGACCCGGTCGCGGATCGAACCGAGAAGCTGGCGGTAGTCCCCTCCCCACAGATCCGTCCTCCCGATCCCCTTCCAGAAGAGGGTGTCGCCCGTGAAGACGATGGGCTCCGCCGGCCGCTCCGGAAGATCGAGGCGCAGGCAGATGCTTCCCGGCGTGTGGCCCGGCGTCTCGATCACCTCGAGCGCGCGCGCGCCGAAGGGGATGCGGTCGCCGTGGACGAGGAAAGCGTCGGGGGCGGGAAGCTCCTCCGCGGCCATCCCGAACGCCGCGGCGGCTTCAGGGAAGGCGCGCCAGAGCGGAAGATCCCCCTCATGAATGTGGGCCGTCGCCCCCCGCGATCGCTTGAGGGCCCCCGCCGCCCCGATGTGGTCGAGGTGCCCGTGGGTGTGGAGCGTTTTCCGGAGCGTGAGGCGGTGGTGATCCAGGATCTCGGTGATCCGCTCGATCTCGTCCCCCGGGTCGATGACCAGGGCCTCGCGGGTCGCCTCATCGCCGAGGATGACGCAGTTGCACTGGAAGGCGCCGACCGGAATCGACTCGAAGATCAACGGGCTCCCCCCGGGGTTCGCGTGGGCGGGCAGTATACCTCGCGCGTCCCCTGGCGGCCGTCAACCGGCGGGACGCGCCCCGGGTCTAACGTGTCGCCCTTCAGCGGATTGCCTCGGCTCGGGGGGGAGCCGTGGAGGCTTGACATCGGTCGGGTCGGCTGTTCAAATGACGGCCCCTGCGACGACAGTCCATGACATCCGTTACGATCCCGCCCCCTTCGCGACGATTCTCGCGAAGCCGTGGGCGACGGATGGGGTGAGGGGTCGCATCGACGGCCGAAGAGAACGACGACTGGCGAGGAGAGAC includes:
- a CDS encoding MBL fold metallo-hydrolase — translated: MIFESIPVGAFQCNCVILGDEATREALVIDPGDEIERITEILDHHRLTLRKTLHTHGHLDHIGAAGALKRSRGATAHIHEGDLPLWRAFPEAAAAFGMAAEELPAPDAFLVHGDRIPFGARALEVIETPGHTPGSICLRLDLPERPAEPIVFTGDTLFWKGIGRTDLWGGDYRQLLGSIRDRVFALPDDALVHPGHGPATSIHDEKRGNPFIGEILKGPRPSGAR
- a CDS encoding amidohydrolase; this translates as MTHTSPAGPRAARPGVVLALALALAAPAPASAAASHEPLPADLILLNADVVGVGPARSTRSAVAIRGGAIAFVGGETQAMALRGERTRVADLRGFTLLPGLTDAHGHVSALGFELTQVSLFDAKSEEDAAARVREAASKAPPGEWIRGRGWDQTRWPTNEFPGRASVDAAAPLHPVALFRVDGHALWLNSRALDVAGIGRETPDPAGGRIVRDAAGSPTGVLVDNAMRLVESHIPPADRAHAKQAIVLALNRCLDVGLTEVHDAGISTEEESIYKELAAAGDLPIRVYAMLGGTQRPVNDAFAEPPILGMGGDFFTLRAIKLGIDGALGSRGAALFEDYADAPGQRGLITREPAEIESIARQAIAKGFQVCVHAIGDRGNAGALDALTAALAGAPKGDYRFRIEHAQVLRLKDIPRFKASGIIPSMQPTHCTSDMRWAEARLGPKRIAGAYAWRKLLATGVPLPGGSDFPVESQNPFLGIYAAVTRQDRSGFPAGGWRPEERMTIGEALRAFTLDAAYAAFEEDRAGAIEAGRRADIVVLRSNPLTMPVSEILEAAPAAVLLAGRVVRTSPDVAGRLPVDASPRSPR